A region from the Melioribacter roseus P3M-2 genome encodes:
- a CDS encoding RelA/SpoT family protein yields the protein METVIGIKHKKMLDELLEVCRKNLRVVNEALIEKAFHLSYESHKNDFRASGEPYFNHPYEVAMILAREIPLDDISIVGALLHDVVEDSDINIEFIEREFGQEVAEIVDGVTKIGGVFKEQEIVKAENYRKLLLSMVKDVRVILVKFADRLHNMRTLEFVSPQKQRRIAKETLEIYAPFAHRFGLGAIKWEMEDLAFKYLNREAYDSIAQKISDTRKEREAFLNKVIKPVSEKLKEYNLKFEISGRPKHLYSIYRKMVTQNLPFEQIYDKLAIRIILENDDKNSCYLVLGIVNELFKPIPDRFKDFISIPKKNNYQSIHTTVIGPEGRLVEVQIRTRKMHEIAERGVAAHWKYKENITSADKELEEWVSWVRDIFENASKDEATKEILASFKLNLYQDEIYVFTPKGELKRLPINSTPVDFAYEIHSNVGNHCIGAKVNGKIVPLNTILHSGDQVEIITSKNQHPNKSWLQFVKTHKAKSHIRRYLNKEEERIIENGKEIFEKKVKKYKLALTPDDLVKLSKKLKFDNVKSFYKAIASNNVDLDRILNPALNVQAQESQKESGELEFDRFVDIARHTAGGVIVEGEQKGLSISYAKCCNPIPGDPIIGYVTIGEGIKVHRKDCKNLINMLKSNEERVVPVNWPKTDGSYFVAGIIIKGEDMPGILKDISNSITTFENTNIKSVNFSTADSMFKGTITVYVRDLNHLNKLIERLKKNKGVYSVERFDADNQ from the coding sequence ATGGAAACGGTAATCGGAATTAAACATAAAAAAATGCTCGACGAGCTTCTTGAAGTTTGCCGAAAAAATTTACGGGTAGTAAACGAAGCTCTTATCGAAAAAGCATTTCATTTGAGCTACGAGTCGCATAAAAACGACTTTCGAGCTTCCGGTGAACCGTATTTCAATCATCCCTACGAAGTGGCAATGATTCTTGCCAGAGAAATTCCGCTCGACGACATATCGATAGTCGGGGCGTTGCTGCATGACGTGGTTGAAGATTCCGACATAAACATCGAATTTATTGAAAGAGAATTCGGACAGGAAGTTGCAGAGATTGTCGACGGCGTTACGAAAATAGGCGGAGTGTTTAAGGAACAGGAAATTGTCAAAGCCGAAAATTACAGAAAGCTCTTGCTCTCTATGGTAAAAGATGTGCGCGTAATTCTGGTTAAATTTGCCGACCGCCTCCATAACATGCGCACGCTCGAATTTGTAAGCCCTCAAAAACAACGCCGCATTGCGAAAGAGACGCTCGAAATTTATGCGCCCTTTGCCCACAGATTCGGTCTCGGCGCCATTAAATGGGAAATGGAAGACCTGGCATTCAAGTATCTCAACAGAGAAGCTTATGACAGTATTGCTCAAAAAATTTCGGATACGCGAAAGGAAAGAGAGGCTTTTCTGAACAAAGTTATTAAGCCTGTATCAGAAAAACTGAAAGAATATAACCTGAAATTCGAAATAAGCGGAAGACCCAAACATCTCTACAGTATCTACAGAAAAATGGTAACTCAGAATCTTCCGTTCGAACAAATATATGACAAGCTTGCTATCAGAATTATTCTGGAAAACGACGATAAAAACAGTTGTTATCTCGTGCTTGGAATTGTGAACGAGCTTTTCAAACCGATACCCGACCGTTTTAAGGATTTTATTTCGATTCCGAAAAAGAACAACTATCAATCGATTCATACTACCGTTATCGGTCCGGAAGGTAGACTCGTAGAGGTTCAGATTCGAACGCGTAAGATGCATGAAATTGCCGAACGCGGCGTGGCTGCTCACTGGAAATACAAAGAGAATATTACTAGCGCCGACAAAGAACTCGAAGAATGGGTAAGCTGGGTAAGGGATATTTTCGAAAACGCTTCCAAAGACGAGGCTACCAAAGAAATACTCGCAAGTTTTAAACTGAATCTTTATCAGGACGAAATTTATGTTTTTACTCCAAAAGGAGAACTCAAAAGGCTGCCTATCAATTCCACTCCGGTCGATTTCGCTTATGAGATTCACAGTAACGTGGGCAACCACTGTATAGGCGCTAAAGTCAACGGCAAAATTGTTCCATTGAATACAATTCTCCACAGCGGCGACCAGGTCGAAATCATCACTTCAAAAAATCAGCATCCTAACAAAAGCTGGTTGCAGTTTGTCAAAACGCATAAAGCCAAAAGTCATATTCGCAGATACCTGAATAAAGAAGAAGAACGGATAATCGAAAACGGTAAGGAGATATTCGAGAAAAAAGTCAAAAAATATAAACTCGCCCTGACTCCCGACGATTTAGTTAAGCTTTCGAAAAAGCTCAAATTCGACAACGTCAAAAGCTTTTATAAAGCGATTGCCTCAAACAACGTAGACCTCGACCGGATTTTGAATCCTGCGCTCAACGTACAGGCTCAGGAGAGCCAGAAAGAAAGCGGCGAACTTGAGTTCGATCGTTTTGTCGATATAGCGCGCCATACTGCCGGCGGTGTAATCGTTGAAGGCGAACAGAAAGGTCTGTCGATAAGTTATGCAAAGTGTTGCAATCCGATTCCCGGCGACCCGATAATCGGTTATGTTACAATCGGCGAGGGAATTAAAGTGCACCGTAAAGATTGCAAAAACCTGATTAATATGTTAAAGAGCAACGAAGAAAGGGTAGTGCCGGTTAACTGGCCTAAAACCGACGGCTCTTACTTTGTTGCGGGCATTATCATAAAAGGCGAAGATATGCCCGGTATTCTGAAAGATATTTCGAATAGTATTACGACTTTTGAAAACACTAATATTAAATCGGTCAATTTCAGCACTGCCGATTCGATGTTTAAAGGAACAATCACCGTTTATGTAAGGGATCTGAATCACCTTAATAAACTGATAGAGCGACTCAAAAAGAACAAAGGCGTCTACTCCGTAGAACGGTTTGACGCCGACAATCAATAA
- the upp gene encoding uracil phosphoribosyltransferase: MNNLTVVDNPLVKRDITVLRNKDTRPADFRAALGRISYSIAVEISKNFQLNEIEVVTPLETTIGYELQKQVVLVPVLRAGLSMVNSFLDMIPEAKVGHIGLQRNEKTLMPEDYYYKTPKDIGSSVTIVLDPMLATGGSAAAAFKYLKERGAGESYLACLIAAPEGVKKMYDEHPDIKIYTAALDRELNEVGYIVPGLGDAGDRTFGTF, translated from the coding sequence ATGAACAATCTTACCGTAGTGGATAATCCACTGGTAAAAAGAGATATAACGGTCCTTCGTAATAAAGATACAAGACCTGCGGATTTCCGCGCCGCTCTGGGCAGAATTTCTTATTCCATTGCAGTTGAAATTTCTAAAAATTTTCAATTGAACGAAATCGAAGTGGTCACGCCTCTGGAGACGACAATCGGTTATGAATTGCAAAAGCAGGTCGTTCTGGTGCCGGTATTGCGCGCAGGACTCAGTATGGTCAATTCTTTTCTGGATATGATACCAGAGGCTAAAGTGGGACACATCGGTTTGCAGCGCAACGAAAAAACTTTAATGCCAGAAGATTATTATTATAAAACTCCGAAGGACATTGGCAGCTCCGTTACAATAGTTCTCGATCCGATGCTTGCCACCGGAGGAAGCGCCGCGGCGGCTTTCAAATATTTGAAAGAACGGGGCGCCGGCGAATCTTACCTTGCGTGTCTGATAGCAGCGCCGGAAGGCGTAAAAAAAATGTATGACGAACATCCCGACATAAAAATTTATACGGCAGCATTGGACAGGGAATTGAACGAGGTCGGCTATATCGTTCCGGGTTTGGGAGACGCCGGCGACAGAACGTTCGGCACTTTCTGA
- the ruvX gene encoding Holliday junction resolvase RuvX: protein MSLDYGEKRVGVAVTDPLNIFAYPVTTLDNDSNLIANILKLIDEYNVIKIIIGNPLKENGEESKVSLIVKDFSRKLRNACGIEIELVDERYTSHMAQRRIIESVPTKKKRKDKGLIDKNAAAIMLEDYLRKKSN, encoded by the coding sequence ATGTCTCTCGATTACGGCGAAAAGCGCGTGGGCGTTGCAGTTACCGATCCGCTCAATATTTTTGCATATCCCGTAACAACTCTCGACAACGACTCCAATCTGATAGCTAATATTTTGAAATTGATAGACGAGTATAACGTAATTAAAATTATTATCGGTAATCCGTTAAAAGAGAACGGCGAAGAATCGAAAGTTTCCTTGATAGTTAAAGATTTTTCCCGGAAGCTTCGCAATGCCTGCGGAATAGAAATTGAATTGGTAGACGAAAGATACACTTCGCATATGGCGCAGAGGAGAATAATCGAAAGCGTGCCGACTAAAAAAAAGAGAAAAGACAAAGGATTGATCGACAAGAATGCCGCGGCGATTATGCTGGAAGATTATCTCAGAAAAAAATCAAATTGA
- the eutM gene encoding ethanolamine utilization microcompartment protein EutM: protein MTLDALGMIETKGLVGAIEAADAMVKAAKVELIGKETIGGGYVTVMVRGDVGAVKAATDAGAAAAQRVGELVSVHVIPRPHTDVELILPKRSK, encoded by the coding sequence ATGACACTCGATGCACTTGGCATGATCGAAACCAAAGGATTGGTAGGAGCCATTGAAGCAGCCGACGCTATGGTAAAAGCTGCCAAAGTGGAATTAATCGGAAAAGAAACTATCGGCGGCGGTTATGTAACCGTTATGGTGCGCGGCGACGTTGGAGCCGTTAAAGCAGCTACGGACGCAGGCGCGGCAGCCGCTCAACGCGTCGGTGAATTGGTTTCGGTTCACGTAATTCCTCGTCCTCATACAGATGTGGAATTGATTCTTCCCAAACGTTCCAAGTAA